A window from Populus trichocarpa isolate Nisqually-1 chromosome 3, P.trichocarpa_v4.1, whole genome shotgun sequence encodes these proteins:
- the LOC7479230 gene encoding methylsterol monooxygenase 1-1 yields MLPYATLDEAAAALGRNLTVAETLWFNYSAKKSDYYLYCHNILFLFLIFSVVPLPVVFISLWRSSGFDKYKIQPKVKLSPSETFKCYKDVMFMFFFVVGPLQLVSYPSVKLIGIRTSLPLPSGWEVFLQLVVYFMVEDFTNYWIHRFLHGKWGYEKIHKVHHEYTAPIGFAAPYAHWAEVLILGIPSFLGPAMVPGHMITFWLWIALRQIEAIETHSGYDFPWTPTKYIPFYGGADYHDYHHYVGGQSQSNFASVFTYCDFIYGTDKGYRFQKKLLWKLKKGVENGVEQNGGSYYVPTQDLKSD; encoded by the exons ATGCTCCCGTACGCCACCCTGGACGAGGCAGCGGCGGCGCTAGGAAGGAATCTGACAGTAGCAGAGACGTTATGGTTCAATTACTCTGCAAAAAAGTCagattattatctttattgCCATAacatcttgtttctttttctgatCTTCTCTGTCGTGCCTTTACCCGTGGTTTTCATAAGTCTATGGCGATCTAGTGGGTTTGATAAGTACAAGATTCAGCCTAAAGTCAAGCTGTCTCCTTCTGAGACTTTCAAGTGTTACAAGGATGTtatgtttatgttcttttttgtcGTGGGGCCTTTACAGTTGGTTTCTTATCCATCTGTCAAG TTGATAGGGATTCGAACAAGTTTGCCATTGCCTTCCGGATGGGAAGTCTTTCTACAGTTGGTGGTGTATTTCATGGTGGAAGACTTTACCAATTACTGGATCCACAGATTTCTCCATGGTAAATGGGGATACGAGAAAATCCACAAAGTTCACCATGAATATACAGCTCCTATTGGGTTTGCTGCCCCATATGCACACTGGGCCGAAGTTTTGATCCTCGGAATTCCATCTTTTCTTGGTCCAGCTATGGTTCCTGGGCACATGATCACATTTTGGCTTTGGATTGCTTTACGGCAGATTGAGGCGATTGAGACGCACAGCGG ATACGACTTTCCCTGGACTCCCACAAAATATATTCCATTTTATGGTGGTGCAGACTACCATGATTACCATCATTATGTTGGAGGACAAAGCCAGAGCAACTTTGCATCGGTGTTCACATACTGTGATTTTATTTATGGAACTGACAAG GGCTATCGGTTTCAGAAGAAGCTTCTTTGGAAG TTGAAAAAGGGAGTGGAAAACGGTGTTGAGCAGAATGGAGGTTCCTACTATGTTCCTACACAAGATCTTAAATCTGACTAG